A window of Komagataella phaffii GS115 chromosome 1, complete sequence contains these coding sequences:
- a CDS encoding Membrane-associated RING finger protein 5, with amino-acid sequence MDDNRRCWVCLGDFGEIPPMGTVKQAHEWIQPCTCSMEAHRVCLANWVSSVVLQEKRPTRQTNRNTSWLFLIYGRTQQVEMKCPQCQKPIILHLKPTGFISSAFKSAEYFVGDFTKFALASTLLTSAVTATTLASVGVLSLTGMRIMSSLCPNSVILRLFDVKQRIGTLASAVQNGYLPASRVITFTSTIPFYLLSLRTRYSRMTDNEILVNVFPLSFFSETKYLLNFSGINESPKKWFLLISPVRYAYMLFFRLTFNPCYYMLAKRTRPGFIANNFSVQEIDEMEIENNPENIPETTSSKQMEASIILSIRSWLMKTKRRFKIRRIRRMFISCLKTDYSKAFGKSSMFFLIGSTLIWPALGEFTSSTLLSKLPSLMRLLNKHVSSPDEAIFVRNLIGCLVVVLAKDVTNLFLTWRSCLQLNDFDVFVNP; translated from the coding sequence atgGACGACAACAGACGTTGTTGGGTCTGCCTGGGGGATTTTGGTGAAATCCCTCCCATGGGAACAGTGAAGCAAGCCCATGAATGGATCCAACCATGTACCTGTTCAATGGAGGCCCACAGGGTTTGCCTGGCTAACTGGGTTTCCTCTGTTGTTCTGCAAGAGAAACGGCCCACAAGGCAAACCAATAGAAATACAAGCTGGCTTTTTCTAATCTATGGAAGAACTCAACAAGTCGAGATGAAATGCCCGCAATGTCAGAAACCAATTATACTTCATCTGAAGCCAACTGGTTTCATTTCCTCTGCCTTTAAATCGGCTGAGTATTTTGTTGGTGACTTTACCAAGTTCGCTTTGGCATCCACACTGCTAACTTCAGCTGTAACCGCTACTACATTGGCTTCAGTAGGTGTGCTGTCTCTCACAGGAATGAGAATCATGTCCTCGTTATGTCCCAACAGTGTGATATTACGATTATTTGACGTCAAACAACGAATAGGTACATTAGCCTCAGCTGTTCAGAACGGCTATCTTCCTGCCTCCAGGGTTATAACCTTTACTTCAACCATTCCATTTTACCTATTGAGTCTGAGAACGAGATATTCCAGAATGACAGATAATGAAATACTTGTCAATGTTTTCCCTTTGTCATTTTTTAGTGAAACCAAGTACCTTCTTAACTTTTCAGGAATAAATGAGAGTCCCAAAAAAtggtttcttttgatatcCCCAGTCAGATATGCATACATGTTATTCTTCCGCTTGACATTTAATCCCTGCTACTATATGTTGGCCAAGAGAACCCGACCTGGATTTATTGCCAATAACTTTTCGGTACAAGAAATAgatgaaatggaaataGAAAATAACCCCGAAAACATTCCCGAAACAACTTCCTCTAAGCAAATGGAGGCTAGTATCATTTTGTCGATCAGAAGTTGGCTGATGAAAACCAAAAGAAGGTTCAAGATTCGCCGTATAAGAAGGATGTTTATTAGTTGCCTCAAGACAGACTATTCTAAAGCTTTTGGCAAGAGTTCCATGTTCTTTCTTATTGGTTCCACCTTGATATGGCCAGCCTTGGGGGAGTTCACGAGTTCAACACTCCTTTCAAAACTACCAAGTCTAATGCGTCTGCTAAACAAGCATGTCTCGTCTCCCGATGAAGCTATATTTGTTCGAAACTTGATAGGATGCTTGGTGGTTGTACTGGCTAAAGATGTTACCAATCTCTTTCTAACATGGAGATCTTGCCTACAGTTAAACGACTTTGATGTATTCGTCAATC